A region of Elusimicrobiota bacterium DNA encodes the following proteins:
- a CDS encoding tail fiber protein translates to MAKKKRLGFLVAGLILFWGIAGQAGVPERVVYQGRLSRSGAAVNESQPIKVTLIDPNGMESPRIVFSSLVTLAATGEFSILLDMPANYDWERAAPELEIEVGGEVLTPREKINVSPYAFLAKKVAAGGVSSAAIGAGQVLDVHVSTIAASKVVLPNSGGKDLTNWQFPGTEWINGAKVTGTVNSIPTAHAGRHVLPGGVDPLVNLAPAQVADTAVVARSTFTQIIQPRANVLPLAVKPNPGVNALDPVFEVYDTSLSTAMAVRGDGQAYISGKLGVGTKTPVSTLDVAGRIRDQSGFVAPVGAIIAYGGAVAPPGWFLCDATIRTKAAYPELEAVLGATYGGVLGTSFAVPDLRGKVPLGFTLGATLPGLTSRALGATPGAETHTLSVAEMPSHVHPSVHVTNATSNKADGADTLLMPRTGDSGSAGGNQPHNNMQPSLVVNYIIKY, encoded by the coding sequence ATGGCTAAGAAAAAGCGGTTGGGGTTCCTGGTGGCGGGCCTGATCCTTTTTTGGGGAATAGCGGGTCAGGCGGGAGTGCCTGAGCGGGTGGTGTATCAGGGGCGGCTGTCGCGGTCGGGGGCGGCGGTTAATGAGTCGCAACCCATTAAAGTGACTTTGATTGACCCGAACGGGATGGAATCCCCTCGCATTGTTTTTTCAAGTTTAGTGACGTTGGCGGCCACGGGGGAATTTTCGATTTTGCTGGACATGCCGGCCAATTACGATTGGGAACGGGCGGCGCCGGAGTTGGAGATCGAGGTGGGGGGCGAGGTGTTGACGCCCCGGGAAAAAATCAACGTGAGCCCCTACGCGTTCCTGGCGAAAAAGGTGGCGGCGGGGGGCGTGAGCTCGGCGGCGATCGGGGCGGGGCAAGTGTTGGATGTTCATGTGTCGACCATCGCGGCGTCCAAGGTGGTTTTGCCCAACAGCGGGGGCAAGGATTTGACCAACTGGCAATTTCCCGGGACGGAGTGGATCAACGGGGCCAAGGTCACCGGAACCGTGAACAGCATTCCCACGGCCCATGCCGGACGCCACGTTTTGCCTGGGGGCGTGGATCCCCTGGTGAACCTCGCCCCGGCCCAGGTTGCCGACACGGCGGTGGTGGCTCGCTCGACTTTTACCCAAATCATCCAACCCCGGGCCAACGTTCTCCCGCTGGCGGTCAAACCCAATCCCGGCGTGAACGCGTTGGATCCTGTGTTCGAAGTGTATGACACCAGTTTGTCCACGGCCATGGCGGTGCGGGGAGACGGTCAGGCCTACATCAGCGGAAAGCTGGGCGTCGGCACGAAAACCCCGGTCTCGACCCTTGACGTGGCGGGGCGCATCCGGGACCAGAGCGGTTTCGTGGCCCCCGTCGGGGCCATCATCGCCTACGGTGGGGCGGTGGCGCCCCCCGGATGGTTCCTCTGCGACGCGACGATACGAACGAAAGCCGCCTACCCGGAGCTCGAAGCCGTTTTGGGCGCGACCTATGGCGGAGTCTTGGGAACGTCTTTCGCCGTTCCCGATTTGCGGGGAAAAGTCCCGCTGGGATTTACGCTCGGGGCCACGCTGCCCGGCTTGACGTCTCGAGCCCTGGGCGCTACCCCGGGTGCGGAAACCCATACGTTGTCCGTCGCCGAAATGCCGAGCCACGTTCACCCCAGTGTCCATGTCACGAACGCCACAAGCAACAAAGCGGACGGGGCCGATACGCTTTTGATGCCAAGGACGGGGGATTCCGGTTCCGCAGGCGGAAACCAACCCCACAACAACATGCAACCCTCCCTGGTTGTGAACTACATCATTAAATACTGA
- a CDS encoding adenosylhomocysteinase, with the protein MKYDVKDLRLANAGENLITWAEREMPVLRLIRARFKKQKPFKKIRMSCCLHVTTETANLAITLKEGGADVVLCASNPLSTQDEVAAALVKNHGIRVFAIKGENNKTYYKHIYAALDHHPQITMDDGADVVGVLHKERRDQLPEVIGGTEETTTGVIRLRAMEKDGVLEYPIIAVNDALTKHMFDNRYGTGQSTLDGILRATNVLFAGKTVVVAGYGWCGRGIASRARGLGAHVVVTEIDPFRALEAHMDGFMVMPMGQAAAKGDIFITVTGNISVIAAEHFKKMKDGAILANSGHFNVEIDIPALAKLAKGKRQARPFVDEYTLPGGRRIHVLGEGRLINLTSAEGHPASVMDMSFANQALCAEYMVKNAKGLAKKVHSVPVDIDRNIARLKLAAMRVGVDTLTPEQEKYLASWQEGT; encoded by the coding sequence ATGAAATACGACGTCAAGGATTTACGCCTCGCCAACGCGGGGGAAAACCTCATCACCTGGGCGGAGCGGGAGATGCCCGTTCTTCGCCTCATCCGGGCGCGCTTCAAAAAACAAAAGCCCTTCAAAAAGATCCGCATGTCCTGCTGTCTCCATGTGACCACGGAGACCGCCAACCTGGCCATCACCCTAAAGGAAGGCGGGGCGGACGTGGTTCTCTGCGCCTCCAACCCGCTGTCGACCCAGGACGAAGTGGCCGCGGCCTTGGTCAAAAACCACGGCATCCGGGTTTTCGCGATTAAAGGCGAGAACAATAAAACCTATTACAAGCACATCTACGCCGCGCTGGACCATCATCCCCAGATCACCATGGACGACGGCGCGGATGTGGTGGGGGTTCTCCATAAAGAGCGGCGGGACCAACTGCCGGAAGTCATCGGCGGCACCGAGGAAACCACCACCGGAGTCATCCGTCTGCGCGCCATGGAGAAAGACGGGGTGTTGGAGTATCCCATCATCGCCGTGAACGACGCCTTGACCAAACACATGTTCGACAACCGCTACGGGACCGGGCAATCCACCCTCGACGGCATCCTTCGCGCCACCAACGTGCTCTTCGCGGGCAAGACGGTGGTGGTCGCCGGATACGGTTGGTGCGGCCGTGGCATCGCGAGCCGGGCCCGGGGTCTGGGCGCCCACGTGGTGGTGACGGAAATCGATCCGTTCCGCGCGCTGGAAGCCCACATGGACGGGTTCATGGTCATGCCCATGGGGCAGGCCGCCGCCAAGGGCGACATCTTTATCACCGTCACGGGCAACATTTCCGTCATCGCGGCGGAGCATTTCAAGAAAATGAAAGACGGGGCCATCCTGGCCAACTCCGGCCACTTCAACGTGGAGATCGACATCCCCGCCCTGGCCAAGCTGGCCAAGGGGAAGCGCCAGGCGCGTCCCTTCGTCGACGAATACACCCTGCCCGGCGGACGCCGCATTCACGTGCTGGGCGAGGGTCGGCTGATCAACCTGACTTCCGCCGAAGGCCACCCGGCCAGTGTCATGGACATGTCCTTCGCCAACCAAGCCCTTTGCGCGGAATATATGGTGAAGAACGCCAAGGGCCTGGCCAAAAAAGTCCACAGCGTGCCCGTGGATATTGACCGCAACATCGCGCGCCTCAAATTGGCCGCCATGCGGGTCGGCGTCGATACCCTTACCCCGGAACAGGAGAAATACCTGGCTTCTTGGCAGGAAGGGACGTAA
- a CDS encoding LptF/LptG family permease: protein MILARYLLSQFIPPFLFGLSLFSGVLLLDKIFDLIDLLINKGVSFILSAKIFFLFIPTIMTLSVPMALLLACLLTFGRLSEDNEILALRSSGLSFRQILWPPILFAALVSLALIPFNTRVTPKAMGQFRSIFHKIARMDPLQIEPKRFVAVGNVRLYAAEVRKDKKTLNDVWLYRLFPAYTERIFAPRGTWAVTENRLSLTLRDGQIERLSHASSGDFLHIAFKQYGISVPLQGALDSRSRSWREFSNPELRREMARRTLRQLPVGELASEYHLRFSIAFAPLALALIGIPLGMTLERGGRGVGFGAALAVLFFYYLLLVMGMNLADRGTVPPGVALWIANGVAAGVGLVLFRKRLAA from the coding sequence GTGATTCTCGCCCGCTACCTATTGTCCCAATTCATCCCCCCCTTCCTGTTTGGGCTCTCTCTTTTTTCGGGTGTTCTTCTGTTGGACAAGATTTTTGATTTGATCGACCTTCTGATCAACAAAGGCGTCTCGTTCATCCTCTCGGCCAAAATCTTTTTCTTGTTTATCCCGACGATCATGACCCTAAGCGTCCCCATGGCGCTCCTGCTGGCCTGCCTCTTGACCTTCGGCCGCCTTTCTGAAGACAACGAAATTTTGGCGCTCCGGTCCTCGGGCCTTTCCTTCCGCCAAATCCTTTGGCCGCCGATCCTCTTCGCGGCCCTCGTCTCCCTGGCCCTCATTCCTTTCAACACCCGGGTGACTCCCAAAGCCATGGGCCAGTTCCGATCGATTTTCCATAAAATCGCCCGCATGGACCCATTGCAAATCGAACCCAAACGGTTCGTCGCCGTCGGCAACGTCAGGCTCTACGCCGCGGAAGTTCGGAAAGACAAAAAGACCCTGAATGACGTCTGGCTCTACCGCCTTTTCCCCGCCTATACCGAACGGATCTTCGCCCCCCGCGGGACCTGGGCCGTGACGGAGAACCGGCTCTCCTTGACCCTGCGGGACGGACAAATCGAGCGATTGTCCCATGCCTCATCGGGAGATTTCCTGCACATCGCCTTTAAACAGTACGGAATTTCCGTCCCCCTCCAGGGGGCGTTGGATTCCCGGAGCCGAAGCTGGCGGGAATTCAGCAACCCCGAACTTCGCCGAGAGATGGCCCGGCGCACCCTTCGCCAGCTCCCGGTGGGCGAATTGGCGTCGGAATACCATCTCCGTTTTTCCATCGCCTTCGCCCCTCTGGCGCTGGCGCTGATCGGAATTCCCCTTGGCATGACGCTGGAGCGGGGCGGCCGCGGCGTGGGGTTCGGCGCGGCCTTGGCCGTTCTGTTCTTTTACTACCTGCTCCTCGTGATGGGAATGAACCTCGCCGACCGGGGCACCGTGCCACCCGGGGTGGCCCTCTGGATCGCCAACGGCGTCGCCGCGGGGGTGGGCCTCGTGCTCTTTCGGAAAAGATTGGCCGCATGA
- a CDS encoding LptF/LptG family permease → MKKLNRYVLVSFLKPLLIGYGAMTVLVLMAELMERLDKIIAGKAALSVVVRYLLALWPVRSMELFPVAALLATLLCLGQLSRRMEITAAMAGGVHPWRLVSPILSVGIVLSVFSWGLGEALTPWANREVKKLWNTDIRHLTTPRSSRFDQVTVAGAGVFYAIGLLDVDQERMENVVIDLVENGGPRRQWQARTALWSPDGWRLFSGVERTFSNTNALTKQKAFEEKQTDRLEKPADLVPRELETDDMNMRELLQHIRRLKILGIATRKAEVERYMKTALPWANLIILVLGIPFAFNKRGGKVRAVAVALGVAFAYFGLLQVGRAVGQKPWCPPLLGAWFANVVFLAIGARLFWRMRSLS, encoded by the coding sequence ATGAAAAAGCTCAACCGCTACGTGTTGGTCTCGTTTTTGAAACCGCTCTTGATCGGCTACGGAGCCATGACGGTTTTGGTTTTGATGGCGGAGCTCATGGAGCGGCTGGACAAAATCATCGCCGGAAAGGCGGCGCTCAGTGTCGTGGTTCGCTACCTTCTGGCGCTCTGGCCCGTGCGGAGCATGGAGCTTTTTCCGGTGGCGGCTCTCCTGGCGACCCTGCTTTGTCTCGGTCAACTTTCCCGCCGGATGGAGATCACGGCCGCCATGGCCGGCGGGGTCCACCCCTGGCGGCTTGTTTCGCCCATCCTCTCGGTGGGGATCGTCCTCAGCGTGTTCTCCTGGGGACTGGGCGAGGCCCTCACCCCCTGGGCCAACCGCGAAGTTAAGAAACTGTGGAACACCGACATCCGACACCTCACCACCCCCCGCTCCAGCCGGTTCGACCAGGTAACGGTGGCGGGGGCGGGGGTTTTCTACGCCATCGGACTTTTGGATGTGGATCAGGAGCGAATGGAGAACGTGGTGATCGATTTGGTGGAGAACGGCGGGCCGCGGCGTCAATGGCAGGCGCGGACAGCCCTGTGGTCCCCCGACGGCTGGCGACTGTTCAGCGGGGTCGAACGGACTTTCTCCAACACCAACGCCCTCACGAAACAGAAGGCCTTCGAAGAGAAACAAACCGACCGATTGGAGAAACCGGCCGACCTCGTTCCCCGCGAACTGGAAACCGACGACATGAACATGCGGGAACTTCTACAGCACATCCGCCGCTTAAAAATTCTCGGCATCGCCACGCGGAAAGCCGAGGTGGAACGCTACATGAAAACCGCCCTCCCCTGGGCCAACCTGATCATCCTGGTCCTGGGGATCCCCTTCGCCTTCAACAAACGGGGCGGGAAGGTGCGGGCCGTGGCCGTGGCCCTGGGGGTGGCTTTCGCCTATTTCGGACTGCTTCAGGTCGGGCGGGCCGTGGGCCAAAAACCTTGGTGCCCGCCGCTCCTCGGCGCGTGGTTCGCCAACGTCGTTTTCCTCGCCATCGGCGCCCGCCTCTTCTGGCGCATGCGCTCCCTCAGTTAG
- a CDS encoding ComF family protein, translating to MSGWKKILASAGRWAVDLLFPPTCAVCGADRQAGEPVLCGHCRSAFPHWTGRACRICGTPLPDGGARCWACRHGRRAFGFCRSAGLYEGRLRQAILLLKYGGRDVLARPLGACLAETFRARPELKSVQLVVPVPLHFLKRHARGFNQAELLARFFAAESGLPLETRALARRRWTRAQAGLGREKRRANMENAFTVPRPDAVRGRRILLIDDVCTTGATLESCARALTQAGALRVHALTLARDAETHPDLRGKRNGC from the coding sequence ATGAGCGGGTGGAAGAAAATCCTGGCTTCCGCTGGCCGTTGGGCCGTGGACCTGTTGTTTCCCCCGACCTGCGCGGTGTGCGGAGCGGACCGGCAAGCCGGCGAACCGGTGCTTTGCGGGCATTGCCGGTCCGCGTTTCCCCACTGGACGGGGCGGGCGTGCCGGATCTGCGGGACCCCTCTCCCGGATGGTGGCGCGCGCTGTTGGGCCTGCCGCCACGGTCGGCGCGCCTTCGGGTTCTGCCGGAGCGCGGGCCTCTACGAGGGGCGGCTTCGCCAAGCGATCCTGCTCTTAAAATACGGCGGCCGCGACGTTTTGGCCCGCCCCCTGGGTGCGTGCCTGGCCGAAACCTTCCGCGCTCGTCCGGAACTGAAATCGGTCCAGCTCGTCGTTCCGGTCCCGCTCCACTTTCTGAAACGCCACGCCCGGGGGTTCAACCAGGCGGAACTCCTGGCGCGTTTTTTCGCCGCCGAGTCGGGGCTCCCCCTGGAAACGCGCGCCTTGGCGCGCCGCCGTTGGACCCGCGCCCAGGCCGGGCTCGGCCGGGAGAAACGGAGAGCCAACATGGAAAACGCCTTCACCGTCCCCCGGCCCGACGCCGTCCGGGGCCGCCGGATCCTTTTGATCGACGACGTCTGCACCACCGGTGCCACGCTTGAATCCTGCGCCCGCGCCCTTACCCAGGCCGGCGCCCTCCGCGTCCACGCCCTCACCTTGGCCCGCGACGCCGAAACCCATCCCGACCTGCGCGGCAAGCGAAATGGTTGTTGA
- a CDS encoding methionine adenosyltransferase — translation MRRDKYVFTSESVTEGHPDKVCDQISDAVLDAILTEDSHGRVACETFVTTGLVVVGGEITTKTWVDVPSLVRSVVAEIGYTDRRFGFDAASCGILNAIGRQSPDISQGVDTGGAGDQGLMVGFACDETKELMPTPISLAHNLTRRLAEVRKKKILPYLGPDGKSQVTVEYEDGRPRRIDAVVLSSQHDESILDRTGKKITNVAREEMIAKVVLPVLPKNMLDKETKFFVNPTGKFVVGGPEGDTGVTGRKIIVDTYGGWAPHGGGAFSGKDPTKVDRSACYMARHVAKNIVAAGLARQCTVQLAYAIGVADPVSVMVDTHGTGLVPEARLVTLVRDVFPLTPRGIIDYLKLRRPFYRKTASYGHFGREDADFYWEKTNKAAELKKSARI, via the coding sequence ATGCGTCGTGATAAATATGTTTTTACTTCCGAGTCGGTGACGGAGGGGCACCCTGATAAGGTGTGCGACCAAATTTCGGACGCGGTGTTGGATGCGATTTTGACGGAAGATTCCCACGGCCGGGTGGCCTGCGAGACCTTCGTCACCACAGGGCTCGTGGTGGTGGGCGGCGAGATCACGACCAAAACCTGGGTGGACGTGCCGTCCCTGGTCCGGTCCGTGGTGGCGGAGATCGGTTATACCGACCGTCGGTTCGGGTTTGACGCCGCCAGTTGCGGGATTTTGAACGCCATCGGCCGCCAGTCCCCGGACATTTCCCAGGGCGTGGACACGGGCGGGGCCGGAGACCAGGGGTTGATGGTCGGGTTCGCCTGCGACGAAACCAAAGAGCTCATGCCGACGCCGATCAGCTTGGCCCACAACCTCACCCGCCGCTTGGCGGAAGTTCGAAAAAAGAAAATCCTCCCTTATCTCGGACCCGACGGAAAATCCCAAGTGACGGTGGAGTACGAAGACGGGCGGCCCCGCCGCATCGACGCGGTGGTCCTCTCCAGCCAGCACGACGAGTCCATCCTGGACCGGACGGGGAAAAAGATCACCAACGTCGCGCGGGAAGAGATGATCGCGAAAGTGGTCCTCCCCGTGCTTCCGAAGAACATGTTGGACAAGGAAACGAAATTCTTTGTGAACCCCACAGGCAAATTCGTCGTCGGCGGGCCCGAGGGGGACACGGGCGTGACCGGGCGAAAGATCATCGTGGACACCTACGGCGGTTGGGCTCCCCACGGTGGTGGCGCTTTTAGCGGCAAGGATCCCACCAAGGTGGACCGGTCCGCCTGTTACATGGCGCGCCACGTGGCCAAGAACATCGTGGCCGCGGGCTTGGCCCGCCAATGCACGGTCCAGCTCGCCTACGCCATCGGCGTGGCCGACCCCGTGAGCGTTATGGTGGACACCCACGGCACCGGCCTCGTGCCCGAGGCCCGCTTGGTGACCTTGGTCCGGGACGTGTTCCCGTTGACGCCCCGGGGCATCATCGATTACCTTAAACTGCGCCGGCCCTTCTACCGGAAAACCGCTTCCTACGGCCACTTCGGCCGCGAGGACGCGGATTTTTATTGGGAGAAGACGAACAAGGCCGCCGAACTCAAGAAATCCGCGAGGATCTAA
- a CDS encoding DUF2283 domain-containing protein, which yields MQITYDPKHNIAYIRLHQKTAQVETLRVSDDVNVDMAPDGTIYGIELLNANEQLAKEDKGKLILINETSNKRQELKLAS from the coding sequence ATGCAAATCACATACGATCCAAAACATAATATCGCCTATATTCGTTTGCATCAGAAAACGGCCCAAGTGGAAACGCTTCGCGTGAGCGACGATGTGAACGTGGATATGGCCCCCGACGGGACCATTTATGGAATTGAGCTGTTGAATGCGAACGAGCAGTTAGCGAAAGAAGACAAAGGGAAACTGATCCTCATCAATGAAACGTCTAACAAACGCCAGGAATTGAAACTGGCCAGTTAA
- the gmhB gene encoding D-glycero-beta-D-manno-heptose 1,7-bisphosphate 7-phosphatase gives MKRKGGEGRKPDRAAVFLDRDGTLNVEKDYVHRYANWEWIPGAVDGMRKMAGLGFRLVVVSNQSGVARGYYSAADVRALHGQVAKDLHGMGVEVAGFYFCPHGPGEGCDCRKPRPGMVLKAETDLNIDLSRSFLVGDKLIDVQAAQAAGVQPILVGTGYGLKEKAHLPAGVPFVRDLSAAAHWIEGNAILQSH, from the coding sequence ATGAAGAGGAAAGGTGGCGAGGGCCGAAAGCCCGATCGGGCGGCGGTTTTTTTGGACCGGGACGGGACGTTGAATGTGGAGAAGGACTATGTCCATCGATACGCGAATTGGGAATGGATTCCGGGGGCCGTGGACGGGATGAGGAAAATGGCGGGGCTGGGGTTCCGGCTGGTCGTGGTGTCGAATCAATCGGGGGTGGCGCGGGGATACTACTCGGCGGCGGATGTTCGGGCATTGCACGGCCAGGTGGCCAAAGATCTCCACGGCATGGGCGTTGAGGTTGCGGGATTTTATTTTTGTCCGCACGGGCCGGGGGAGGGATGCGATTGCCGAAAACCACGGCCGGGCATGGTCCTGAAAGCCGAAACGGATTTGAACATCGACCTCTCCCGTTCTTTTTTGGTCGGGGATAAATTGATCGACGTTCAGGCGGCGCAGGCGGCCGGAGTTCAGCCCATCCTGGTCGGGACCGGTTACGGGTTGAAAGAAAAGGCTCATCTCCCGGCCGGCGTCCCATTCGTCCGTGATCTGTCCGCCGCCGCCCACTGGATTGAAGGGAATGCAATTTTGCAGTCTCACTGA
- a CDS encoding NDP-sugar synthase, which translates to MKALILLGGLGSRLRPLTVDRPKPLLPILNRPFIAYQIDLLKKFGVREVVLGLGHKAAAFRRQLGTGKQWGVKFIYSLEKEPLGTGGAIRHALDHLNGPAFILNGDVLSDFDLKALAETHRKAKADATLALVAVDNPAAYGLVESDAAGLIRRFLEKPPATETAEVHEKARVNAGCYLFEPRVVERIPVGRAVSIEREIFPALLEEGFRVAGFFHRGYWSDIGTLKTYWRTHADLQEMGLWPPGLRSRGGMHLGRGAVVGAGVRVLGTAVVGEGVRLGARVTLAGRVTIGAGARIEEDARLSDCVVLEGARIGARTQVERSLLGSKVVIGSDCRIGPDQVLADGARLPSHSQVLPGLTER; encoded by the coding sequence ATGAAAGCTCTTATCCTGTTGGGCGGGTTGGGGTCGCGGTTGCGGCCGTTGACGGTGGATCGGCCTAAGCCGCTTTTGCCGATTTTGAACCGGCCCTTTATCGCCTACCAGATCGACCTCTTGAAAAAGTTCGGGGTGAGGGAAGTGGTGTTGGGACTGGGGCACAAGGCGGCCGCTTTTCGACGGCAGTTAGGGACGGGGAAACAGTGGGGGGTGAAGTTCATTTACTCCCTGGAGAAAGAGCCTCTGGGGACGGGGGGCGCCATTCGCCACGCTCTGGACCATTTGAACGGGCCGGCGTTCATTTTGAACGGCGATGTGTTGAGCGATTTCGACCTGAAAGCCCTGGCCGAGACCCACCGGAAGGCCAAGGCCGACGCCACGCTGGCCTTGGTGGCCGTGGACAATCCCGCGGCCTACGGGTTGGTGGAAAGCGACGCCGCAGGCCTGATCCGGCGGTTTTTGGAGAAACCCCCGGCGACGGAAACCGCGGAGGTTCATGAAAAGGCGCGGGTGAACGCGGGATGTTATTTGTTTGAGCCCCGGGTGGTGGAACGGATCCCCGTGGGGCGGGCGGTTTCCATTGAGCGGGAAATATTTCCCGCCTTGCTGGAAGAAGGCTTTCGCGTGGCCGGTTTTTTCCACCGGGGCTACTGGTCCGACATCGGGACCCTGAAAACCTATTGGCGCACCCACGCGGACCTGCAGGAGATGGGCCTGTGGCCTCCGGGACTGCGTTCCCGAGGGGGGATGCATCTGGGGCGGGGCGCCGTCGTGGGGGCGGGCGTGCGGGTGCTGGGGACGGCGGTGGTCGGCGAAGGGGTCCGCTTGGGCGCTCGGGTGACGTTGGCGGGGCGGGTGACCATCGGAGCGGGGGCCCGCATCGAGGAAGACGCGCGGCTGTCGGATTGCGTCGTTTTGGAAGGCGCCCGCATCGGCGCCCGAACCCAAGTGGAAAGAAGCCTCCTGGGCTCCAAGGTGGTCATCGGCTCCGACTGCCGCATCGGGCCGGACCAAGTTTTAGCCGACGGCGCGCGACTGCCTTCTCATAGCCAAGTCCTGCCTGGCCTCACGGAAAGGTGA
- a CDS encoding immune inhibitor A: MGADALGVICHEYGHQLGLPDLYDTSVPGGRSTVGSWDLMDYPYTGVPVGANPPHLGAWSKRFLGFGSAVAVSSGSVALTAAETAPGGSLEIFRAGSEYFLLEYRRASAGTYDQGLPQSAGLAVWHVDENVVNDFVTTGNNVVNSPNSRGHVGVDLVEADGTAANPNAGDLGRGNGFVDGQTLAAPSSNLFAGTVTGLVMTAIQGVGGSTVTAEVLFLGAAPTQSVVRAISYPNPATGLSRPGAPPGTWSTLRVQLARPVAPAALKATLYTLQGVRVRSVSGDAFTFRQDLSKDFEWVYEWDWNGRDESGEDAASGVYSLLFEADGDKVRKSILVQR, encoded by the coding sequence TTGGGAGCGGATGCCCTCGGGGTCATCTGCCACGAATACGGGCATCAACTGGGCCTGCCGGACCTCTACGACACGTCCGTGCCCGGGGGCCGCTCCACCGTGGGGAGCTGGGATCTGATGGATTATCCGTATACCGGGGTTCCCGTGGGGGCCAACCCGCCGCACCTGGGGGCCTGGAGCAAACGCTTTTTAGGGTTCGGGTCCGCCGTGGCGGTTTCCAGCGGATCCGTGGCGCTCACGGCCGCCGAAACGGCGCCGGGCGGTTCGCTGGAGATTTTTCGGGCCGGGTCGGAATATTTTTTATTGGAATACCGGCGCGCCTCGGCGGGAACCTACGACCAGGGCCTTCCCCAATCGGCGGGGTTGGCGGTGTGGCACGTGGACGAAAACGTGGTGAACGATTTTGTGACGACGGGCAACAACGTGGTGAACTCGCCGAACAGTCGCGGTCATGTGGGGGTCGATTTGGTGGAAGCGGACGGGACGGCGGCGAACCCCAACGCGGGGGACCTGGGGAGAGGGAACGGGTTCGTTGATGGGCAGACGCTGGCGGCGCCTTCCTCCAACCTTTTTGCCGGAACGGTGACGGGGTTGGTGATGACGGCCATTCAGGGGGTGGGCGGGTCGACGGTGACGGCGGAGGTCCTATTCCTGGGCGCGGCCCCGACCCAATCGGTGGTGCGGGCGATTTCCTACCCGAACCCGGCCACCGGGCTCTCCCGGCCGGGGGCCCCCCCGGGAACCTGGTCCACCTTGCGGGTTCAACTGGCGCGGCCCGTGGCTCCGGCGGCCCTGAAGGCGACCCTCTACACGCTCCAGGGGGTGCGGGTGCGTTCTGTTTCCGGAGACGCGTTTACGTTCCGCCAAGATCTGTCGAAAGATTTTGAATGGGTTTACGAGTGGGACTGGAACGGGCGGGACGAGTCGGGGGAAGACGCGGCCTCCGGCGTTTATTCCTTGTTGTTTGAAGCCGACGGGGATAAGGTGAGGAAGTCGATTTTGGTTCAGAGGTAG